A window of Rhododendron vialii isolate Sample 1 chromosome 13a, ASM3025357v1 contains these coding sequences:
- the LOC131313123 gene encoding G-type lectin S-receptor-like serine/threonine-protein kinase At1g11330 isoform X2: MKLGSDVTTLLKSWKSSSDPSVGTFSAGLNCLTIPEIYVWNGSHPYWRSGPWNGQIFIGVPHMNSMYLNGFTVIPDDNKGTAYVSFTTGNESLMEYYLLNHDGNLMEKEMIEWKREWEVSWSALETDCDVYGKCGPFGSCNSKDSPICSCLRGFEPNNIEEWNRENFTGGCARKTPLQCERNGSSNLDLKDGFLKLTTMKVPELADWVSVPENECEKQCLMNCSCAAYAYYQGIGCMSWSGKLVDIQKFSSDGADLYIRVAYSEIDKKRNMKFLTAVSVITGSIIMAICAYFAWKWMAKQKGMTKKRLFKLEKQSLSPEYSTETSFEDNMNQVKLEELPLFKFEKLAIATGNFDENNKLGQGGFGLVYKGKLHDGQEIAVKRLSRSSKQGLEEFMNEVVVISKLQHRNLVRLLGCCVEGDEKMLIYEYMPNKSLDAFLFDRNKKELLDWGKRLNIIEGLSRGLLYLHRDSRLRIIHRDLKASNILLDEQLNPKISDFGMARIFGGNEDQANTRRVVGTYGYMAPEYAMQGMFSEKSDVFSFGVLLLEIVTGRRNTSFYDDEQSLSLLAYAWRLWNEGNSELLLDPRITCQDFQMEILRCTHIGLLCVQEFAIERPNMSTVLSMLSSEIANLPKPKQPAFTQRPVLSERHSSQPCTNGLTVTIVEGR, translated from the exons ATGAAACTTGGCAGTGATGTGACGACACTGTTGAAATCATGGAAAAGCTCTTCTGATCCATCTGTCGGAACCTTTTCCGCTGGTCTTAATTGTTTAACGATTCCCGAAATCTATGTATGGAATGGTAGTCATCCCTATTGGCGGAGTGGTCCTTGGAACGGTCAAATCTTTATTGGCGTACCACACATGAACTCCATGTATCTTAATGGTTTTACCGTCATTCCTGATGATAACAAGGGAACTGCGTATGTCAGTTTCACTACTGGAAATGAGTCTTTAATGGAATACTATCTCCTGAATCATGATGGAAACCTTATGGAGAAGGAAATGATTGAATGGAAGCGGGAATGGGAGGTTTCATGGTCTGCTCTGGAGACAGACTGTGATGTTTATGGCAAGTGTGGGCCATTTGGAAGCTGCAATTCAAAGGATTCACCGATTTGTTCATGTTTGAGGGGGTTTGAGCCAAATAATATAGAGGAATGGAATAGGGAGAATTTTACTGGTGGGTGTGCGAGGAAGACACCTTTGCAGTGTGAGAGAAATGGCAGTAGCAACCTAGACCTGAAAGATGGCTTTTTGAAGCTGACAACAATGAAAGTGCCAGAGTTGGCAGATTGGGTTTCTGTTCCAGAGAATGAGTGTGAAAAACAATGCTTAATGAATTGTTCGTGTGCAGCTTATGCATATTATCAGGGCATCGGCTGCATGTCATGGAGTGGAAAATTAGTTGACATTcagaaattttcaagtgatgGGGCAGATCTTTACATTCGCGTGGCATATTCAGAGATCG ATAAAAAGAGGAACATGAAATTTCTCACTGCAGTTTCAGTGATCACTGGATCAATAATCATGGCAATATGCGCATACTTTGCATGGAAGTGGATGGCCAAACAAAAAG GAATGACGAAAAAAAGGTTGTTTAAACTTGAGAAGCAGTCACTGTCTCCAGAATACTCAACTGAAACCTCGTTTGAAGATAATATGAACCAAGTTAAACTTGAAGAACTACCCCTGTTCAAATTTGAGAAGCTGGCAATTGCAACGGGAAATTTTGATGAGAACAATAAGCTCGGACAGGGTGGTTTTGGTCTGGTGTACAAg GGGAAATTACACGATGGACAAGAAATAGCTGTCAAGAGGCTTTCAAGATCCTCTAAACAAGGGCTAGAGGAGTTTATGAATGAGGTGGTTGTGATTTCTAAACTCCAACACCGCAATCTTGTTAGACTCCTTGGCTGCTGTGTAGAAGGAGATGAAAAGATGTTGATCTACGAATACATGCCAAATAAAAGCTTGGATGCATTTCTCTTTG atagaaacaaaaaagagcTCCTAGATTGGGGTAAACGGCTCAATATCATTGAGGGATTAAGTAGGGGGCTCCTCTACCTTCATAGGGATTCTAGATTAAGGATCATTCATCGAGATTTGAAGGCAAGTAACATTCTGCTAGATGAACAGCTAAACCCAAAAATTTCGGATTTTGGTATGGCAAGGATTTTTGGAGGCAATGAAGATCAAGCCAATACGAGAAGGGTTGTTGGAACATA TGGTTATATGGCTCCTGAATATGCAATGCAGGGGATGTTTTCAGAGAAATCCGATGTATTCAGCTTTGGGGTGTTGTTATTAGAGATTGTAACCGGAAGGCGGAACACAAGTTTTTATGATGATGAGCAATCTTTGAGCCTTTTGGCATAT GCATGGAGATTGTGGAATGAAGGCAATAGCGAGCTTCTCCTAGACCCGAGGATAACTTGTCAAGACTTCCAAATGGAGATTTTGAGATGCACACATATTGGTCTACTTTGTGTACAAGAATTTGCAATAGAGAGGCCTAACATGTCCACAGTTCTTTCTATGCTAAGTAGTGAAATCGCAAATCTTCCCAAGCCAAAGCAGCCTGCGTTTACTCAAAGGCCAGTGTTGTCTGAGAGACATTCTTCGCAACCTTGTACGAATGGTTTAACTGTTACTATTGTTGAAGGCCGATGA
- the LOC131313120 gene encoding DNA replication licensing factor MCM2 produces MAESSSSSSGERGNLPPSTPDSPTSVGFNTDQLPLNTSRTSENYSDEDEAAVDPNVIPEEADQVEEEEEEEGEDLFNDNYMDDYRRMDEHDQYESVGLDESLEDERDLDQIMADRRAAELELEARDGRVSQRKLPHLLHDQDTDEDNYRPSKRSRADFRPPTTARNDEDTDAMQSSPGRSQRGHSRDDVPMTDQTDYEQYEDEMDEEGEFEMYHVQGTLREWVTRDEVRRFIAKKFKEFLLTYHKSNNDEDIVYVRQINEMVLANKCSLEIDYKQFIYVHPNIAIWLADAPQSVLEVMEEVAQIVVFELHPKYKQIHQKIYVRITNLPVYDQIRNIRQIHLNTMIRIGGVVTRRSGVFPQLQQVKYDCSKCGMILGPFFQNSYSEVKVGSCPECQSKGPFTVNIEQTIYRNFQKLTLQESPGIVPPGRLPRYKEVILLNDLIDCARPGEEIEVTGIYTNNFDLSLNTKNGFPVFATVVEANYVTKKQDLFSAYKLTEEDKEEIEKLSKDPNIGEKIIKSIAPSIYGHEDIKTAIALAMFGGQEKNVNGKHRLRGDINVLLLGDPGTAKSQFLKYVEKTGHRAVYTTGKGASAVGLTAAVHKDPVTREWTLEGGALVLADKGICLIDEFDKMNDQDRVSIHEAMEQQSISISKAGIVTSLQARCSVIAAANPIGGRYDSSKTFSQNVELTDPIVSRFDILCVVKDIVDPIKDEMLAKFVVDSHFKSQPKGANMEDKSGTDFQDEFDPSAMPLDTDILPQDLLKKYLTYAKLNVVPSLHDADLNKLQEVYAELRRESSHGQGVPIAVRHIESMIRMSEAHARMHLRQHVTQVDVDMAIRVLLDSFISTQKFGVQKALQKSFKKYMTFKKDFNELILHLLRGLVKDALHFEEIISGSTSNLSHIDVKLEELQSKALDYEITDLKPFFSSTLFSRGSFELDEERGLIRHHLSR; encoded by the exons ATGGCTGAATCATCGTCATCTTCCTCCGGCGAGCGCGGTAATCTTCCTCCGTCGACGCCCGATTCTCCCACCTCCGTTGGTTTTAACACGGATCAACTTCCACTGAACACCAGCCGCACATCCGAGAACTACTCCGACGAGGACGAGGCCGCCGTCGATCCCAATGTCATTCCAGAAGAAGCTGACCAagtggaggaagaggaggaggaggaaggagaggatCTGTTCAACGACAATTACATGGA CGATTATCGGAGGATGGATGAACACGATCAGTATGAATCAGTGGGGCTGGACGAATCCCTCGAAGACGAGAGGGATTTGGACCAGATTATGGCTGATCGAAGGGCTGCCGAGTTGGAACTCGAAGCCAGAGATGGCCGCGTCTCTCAGCGAAAGCTTCCCCACCTTCTCCACGACCAAG ATACGGATGAGGATAACTACAGGCCTTCTAAAAGGTCCAGAGCTGATTTTAGGCCTCCCACCACAGCAAGAAACGATGAGGATACTGATGCAATGCAAAGTTCACCAGGTAGATCACAGCGAGGACACTCAAGAGACGATGTGCCTATGACTGATCAGACTGATTATGAACAGTACGAG GATGAAATGGATGAAGAAGGTGAATTTGAGATGTATCATGTCCAGGGAACTTTAAGGGAGTGGGTTACTAGGGATGAAGTGCGCCGCTTCATTGCCAAGAAGTTCAAGGAGTTTTTACTAACATATCACAAATCAAATAATGACGAGGATATAGTCTATGTGAGGCAGATAAATGAGATGGTCTTAG CTAATAAGTGTAGTCTGGAGATTGAttacaaacaattcatatatGTCCACCCCAATATTGCGATCTGGCTAGCTGATGCACCTCAGTCTGTGCTGGAGGTCATGGAAGAAGTTGCTCAAATTGTTGTCTTTGAATTGCATCCAAAGTACAAACAAATCCATCAAAAGATCTATGTCCGCATCACCAATTTGCCAGTTTATGATCAAATACGGAACATAAG GCAGATCCATTTGAACACCATGATCCGTATAGGGGGGGTTGTGACTCGACGCTCGGGAGTATTTCCTCAGCTGCAGCAGGTAAAGTATGATTGCAGCAAATGTGGGATGATTCTTGGACCATTTTTCCAGAACTCATATTCGGAGGTCAAGGTTGGTTCATGCCCAGAATGCCAGTCAAAAGGACCATTCACTGTCAATATTGAGCAG ACAATTTATAGGAATTTCCAGAAACTTACCCTCCAAGAGAGCCCCGGAATTGTGCCTCCAGGTCGACTTCCAAGATACAAGGAAGTGATACTCCTCAATGATCTAATTGACTGTGCTCGCCCTGGGGAAGAGATC GAGGTCACTGGCATTTACACAAACAACTTTGACTTGTCTTTGAACACAAAAAATGGATTTCCTGTGTTTGCCACTGTTGTTGAGGCAAACTATGTTACAAAGAAGCAAGACCTCTTTTCAGCTTACAAACTCACAGAGGAGGACAAAGAAGAGATTGAGAAGTTATCTAAGGATCCAAATATCGGAGAAAAG ATTATCAAGTCAATTGCCCCCTCAATCTATGGCCATGAGGATATAAAAACTGCAATAGCTCTTGCTATGTTTGGAGGTCAAGAGAAAAATGTCAACGGGAAGCATCGGTTGCGTGGGGACATAAATGTGCTCCTGCTAGGTGATCCGGGAACAGCCAAATCTCAGTTTCTCAA GTATGTTGAAAAGACTGGCCATAGGGCTGTCTATACAACCGGGAAGGGAGCTTCTGCTGTTGGGCTAACAGCAGCAGTGCACAAGGACCCAGTCACACGAGAGTGGACACTTGAAGGAGGAGCCCTTGTACTTGCTGACAAAGGGATCTGCCTTATTGATGAGTTTGACAAGATGAATGATCAGGACAG GGTAAGCATTCATGAAGCAATGGAGCAGCAAAGTATCAGCATATCAAAGGCTGGGATTGTCACTTCACTCCAAGCTAGGTGCTCTGTCATTGCTGCTGCAAATCCTATTGGTGGAAG ATATGATTCATCAAAGACATTTTCGCAGAATGTTGAATTGACAGATCCAATTGTTTCACGTTTCGATATCCTTTGTGTCGTTAAG GACATAGTTGACCCAATCAAGGATGAGATGCTTGCGAAGTTTGTAGTTGATAGTCATTTCAAGTCCCAACCAAAAGGTGCTAACATGGAAGATAAGTCCGGAACCGATTTCCAAGACGAATTTGACCCCTCTGCCATGCCACTCGATACTGAT ATACTCCCTCAAGATTTGCTGAAAAAATACTTAACTTACGCCAAGTTAAATGTAGTCCCAAGCTTGCATGATGCTGACTTGAACAAGCTCCAAGAAGTTTATGCCGAACTACGGAGAGAATCTTCG CATGGGCAAGGAGTTCCTATTGCGGTGAGGCACATAGAATCTATGATTCGGATGTCTGAAGCACATGCAAGGATGCACCTCAGGCAGCATGTTACTCAAGTAGATGTTGACATGGCAATACGTGTCCTGCTTGACTCATTCATTTCAACACAGAAATTTGGGGTCCAGAAAGCTTTGCAAAAG AGCTTCAAGAAGTATATGACTTTCAAGAAGGATTTCAATGAGTTGATCCTCCACCTGCTGAGAGGTCTCGTGAAGGATGCACTGCACTTTGAAGAAATCATATCTGGCTCTACTTCAAATCTTTCCCATATTGATGTTAAGTTGGAGGAACTCCAGAGCAAG GCACTGGATTATGAAATCACGGACTTGAAACCATTCTTCTCCAGCACTTTGTTCTCCAGAGGCAGCTTTGAGTTGGATGAAGAAAGAGGGTTAATACGACATCACCTTTCCAGATGA
- the LOC131313121 gene encoding geranylgeranyl diphosphate reductase, chloroplastic-like: protein MAAQTHPLHSLFTSVLPPPLKRSRPNPLSKPTTLTVKCKSNISGRKLRAAVIGGGPAGSSTAEALASGGVETFLFERSPDAAKPCGGAIPLCMLDEFNIPMELIDRKVTHMKIISPSNLTVDFGKTLKPNEFISMLRREVLDSYLRSRAESSGTTLVTALVTRLEVPTSADAPYVVHYTTGGARRSLAVDVVVGADGANSRVAKAIHAGDYTCAIAFQERIKLPDDKMEYYRNLAEMYVGNDVSPDFYAWVFPKCDHVAVGTGTVCSKQDIKLFQHGIRQRVHPKIKGGKVIKVEAHPIPEHPRPVRVRGRVALVGDAAGYVTKCSGEGIYFAAKSGRLCGEAIVKASEGGERMIEEEDLKREYLRVWDANYITTFRFLDLLQRVFYGSNAGREALVELCGDEYVQRMTFESYLYKKLADGNRWEDAKMVMNTIGSLIRCNLVGRDMKELLIKERIFA from the coding sequence ATGGCCGCCCAGACACACCCTCTTCACTCTCTCTTCACTTCAGTACTCCCACCCCCACTAAAAAGAAGCCGCCCAAACCCCCTCTCTAAACCAACCACCTTAACCGTCAAGTGCAAATCCAACATCTCCGGGCGCAAGCTCCGAGCAGCCGTCATTGGCGGCGGCCCCGCTGGCTCCTCCACCGCCGAGGCCCTCGCCTCCGGTGGAGTTGAGACTTTCCTCTTCGAGCGCAGCCCCGACGCCGCCAAGCCCTGCGGCGGCGCCATCCCCCTCTGCATGCTCGACGAGTTCAACATCCCAATGGAGCTGATCGACCGGAAGGTGACCCACATGAAGATCATCTCGCCCTCTAACCTCACCGTTGACTTTGGAAAAACCTTGAAGCCCAACGAGTTCATATCCATGCTCCGCCGCGAGGTGCTCGACTCGTACCTCAGGTCGAGGGCCGAGTCAAGCGGGACTACCCTCGTCACGGCCCTCGTGACGCGCCTCGAGGTCCCGACCTCGGCTGACGCGCCGTACGTCGTGCACTACACGACGGGGGGTGCGCGCCGTTCACTGGCCGTTGACGTGGTGGTCGGCGCCGACGGCGCGAACAGCCGGGTCGCAAAGGCGATACACGCGGGCGATTACACCTGCGCGATCGCCTTCCAGGAGCGAATCAAGTTGCCTGACGATAAAATGGAGTACTATAGAAATCTGGCGGAGATGTATGTTGGAAACGACGTCTCCCCAGATTTTTACGCTTGGGTTTTTCCCAAGTGCGACCACGTGGCGGTCGGGACAGGAACCGTGTGCTCGAAACAAGATATTAAGTTGTTTCAACACGGGATCAGGCAGAGGGTCCACCCTAAAATAAAGGGTGGAAAAGTGATTAAAGTGGAGGCCCACCCGATACCCGAACACCCACGTCCTGTTCGGGTACGGGGCCGGGTGGCCCTGGTCGGGGATGCGGCCGGGTACGTGACCAAATGCTCTGGGGAGGGGATCTATTTCGCGGCCAAGAGCGGGCGGTTGTGTGGGGAAGCGATCGTGAAGGCGTCGGAGGGCGGGGAGAGGATGATTGAGGAGGAGGATTTGAAGAGGGAGTACTTGAGGGTGTGGGATGCGAATTACATAACCACTTTCAGGTTCTTAGATTTGCTGCAGCGGGTTTTCTACGGGAGTAACGCGGGTAGGGAGGCGCTGGTGGAGTTGTGTGGGGATGAGTATGTGCAGAGGATGACATTTGAGAGCTATTTGTACAAGAAATTGGCAGATGGGAATAGGTGGGAGGATGCCAAGATGGTGATGAACACAATTGGGAGTTTGATTAGGTGTAATCTTGTAGGGAGGGATATGAAGGAGCTCTTAATCAAAGAGAGAATTTTTGCTTAG
- the LOC131313123 gene encoding G-type lectin S-receptor-like serine/threonine-protein kinase At1g11330 isoform X1 has product MGLIIFNRAIPFLEVLILFFSCFLLKFGIAVDTITSTQPITDSESILSSNNGFQLGFFSPINTTNRYVGIWYSNIPLRTVVWVANRDRPLTDSSGTMIISDDGNLLILSGQKQIIWSSNVSNPMVNSSAQLLDSGNLVIRDDSDGTTIWESFQYPSDSFLQRMKLGSDVTTLLKSWKSSSDPSVGTFSAGLNCLTIPEIYVWNGSHPYWRSGPWNGQIFIGVPHMNSMYLNGFTVIPDDNKGTAYVSFTTGNESLMEYYLLNHDGNLMEKEMIEWKREWEVSWSALETDCDVYGKCGPFGSCNSKDSPICSCLRGFEPNNIEEWNRENFTGGCARKTPLQCERNGSSNLDLKDGFLKLTTMKVPELADWVSVPENECEKQCLMNCSCAAYAYYQGIGCMSWSGKLVDIQKFSSDGADLYIRVAYSEIDKKRNMKFLTAVSVITGSIIMAICAYFAWKWMAKQKGMTKKRLFKLEKQSLSPEYSTETSFEDNMNQVKLEELPLFKFEKLAIATGNFDENNKLGQGGFGLVYKGKLHDGQEIAVKRLSRSSKQGLEEFMNEVVVISKLQHRNLVRLLGCCVEGDEKMLIYEYMPNKSLDAFLFDRNKKELLDWGKRLNIIEGLSRGLLYLHRDSRLRIIHRDLKASNILLDEQLNPKISDFGMARIFGGNEDQANTRRVVGTYGYMAPEYAMQGMFSEKSDVFSFGVLLLEIVTGRRNTSFYDDEQSLSLLAYAWRLWNEGNSELLLDPRITCQDFQMEILRCTHIGLLCVQEFAIERPNMSTVLSMLSSEIANLPKPKQPAFTQRPVLSERHSSQPCTNGLTVTIVEGR; this is encoded by the exons ATGGGACTCATCATCTTCAACCGTGCAATCCCATTTCTTGAGGTCcttattctcttcttttcttgttttcttctgAAGTTTGGCATTGCTGTGGACACAATTACATCCACACAACCCATCACCGATTCTGAAAGTATACTATCCAGCAACAATGGTTTTCAACTGGGATTCTTCAGCCCTATTAACACCACCAATAGATATGTTGGCATATGGTATAGCAACATCCCATTGAGAACCGTGGTATGGGTAGCTAATAGAGACAGACCTCTCACTGATTCTTCCGGGACTATGATTATATCTGACGATGGAAACTTATTGATTTTAAGCGGACAGAAACAGATTATTTGGTCATCTAATGTTTCAAATCCTATGGTGAATTCTAGTGCCCAGCTGTTAGACTCTGGTAACCTTGTCATTCGAGATGACTCTGATGGAACAACAATTTGGGAGAGTTTTCAATATCCTTCAGACTCGTTTTTACAGAGGATGAAACTTGGCAGTGATGTGACGACACTGTTGAAATCATGGAAAAGCTCTTCTGATCCATCTGTCGGAACCTTTTCCGCTGGTCTTAATTGTTTAACGATTCCCGAAATCTATGTATGGAATGGTAGTCATCCCTATTGGCGGAGTGGTCCTTGGAACGGTCAAATCTTTATTGGCGTACCACACATGAACTCCATGTATCTTAATGGTTTTACCGTCATTCCTGATGATAACAAGGGAACTGCGTATGTCAGTTTCACTACTGGAAATGAGTCTTTAATGGAATACTATCTCCTGAATCATGATGGAAACCTTATGGAGAAGGAAATGATTGAATGGAAGCGGGAATGGGAGGTTTCATGGTCTGCTCTGGAGACAGACTGTGATGTTTATGGCAAGTGTGGGCCATTTGGAAGCTGCAATTCAAAGGATTCACCGATTTGTTCATGTTTGAGGGGGTTTGAGCCAAATAATATAGAGGAATGGAATAGGGAGAATTTTACTGGTGGGTGTGCGAGGAAGACACCTTTGCAGTGTGAGAGAAATGGCAGTAGCAACCTAGACCTGAAAGATGGCTTTTTGAAGCTGACAACAATGAAAGTGCCAGAGTTGGCAGATTGGGTTTCTGTTCCAGAGAATGAGTGTGAAAAACAATGCTTAATGAATTGTTCGTGTGCAGCTTATGCATATTATCAGGGCATCGGCTGCATGTCATGGAGTGGAAAATTAGTTGACATTcagaaattttcaagtgatgGGGCAGATCTTTACATTCGCGTGGCATATTCAGAGATCG ATAAAAAGAGGAACATGAAATTTCTCACTGCAGTTTCAGTGATCACTGGATCAATAATCATGGCAATATGCGCATACTTTGCATGGAAGTGGATGGCCAAACAAAAAG GAATGACGAAAAAAAGGTTGTTTAAACTTGAGAAGCAGTCACTGTCTCCAGAATACTCAACTGAAACCTCGTTTGAAGATAATATGAACCAAGTTAAACTTGAAGAACTACCCCTGTTCAAATTTGAGAAGCTGGCAATTGCAACGGGAAATTTTGATGAGAACAATAAGCTCGGACAGGGTGGTTTTGGTCTGGTGTACAAg GGGAAATTACACGATGGACAAGAAATAGCTGTCAAGAGGCTTTCAAGATCCTCTAAACAAGGGCTAGAGGAGTTTATGAATGAGGTGGTTGTGATTTCTAAACTCCAACACCGCAATCTTGTTAGACTCCTTGGCTGCTGTGTAGAAGGAGATGAAAAGATGTTGATCTACGAATACATGCCAAATAAAAGCTTGGATGCATTTCTCTTTG atagaaacaaaaaagagcTCCTAGATTGGGGTAAACGGCTCAATATCATTGAGGGATTAAGTAGGGGGCTCCTCTACCTTCATAGGGATTCTAGATTAAGGATCATTCATCGAGATTTGAAGGCAAGTAACATTCTGCTAGATGAACAGCTAAACCCAAAAATTTCGGATTTTGGTATGGCAAGGATTTTTGGAGGCAATGAAGATCAAGCCAATACGAGAAGGGTTGTTGGAACATA TGGTTATATGGCTCCTGAATATGCAATGCAGGGGATGTTTTCAGAGAAATCCGATGTATTCAGCTTTGGGGTGTTGTTATTAGAGATTGTAACCGGAAGGCGGAACACAAGTTTTTATGATGATGAGCAATCTTTGAGCCTTTTGGCATAT GCATGGAGATTGTGGAATGAAGGCAATAGCGAGCTTCTCCTAGACCCGAGGATAACTTGTCAAGACTTCCAAATGGAGATTTTGAGATGCACACATATTGGTCTACTTTGTGTACAAGAATTTGCAATAGAGAGGCCTAACATGTCCACAGTTCTTTCTATGCTAAGTAGTGAAATCGCAAATCTTCCCAAGCCAAAGCAGCCTGCGTTTACTCAAAGGCCAGTGTTGTCTGAGAGACATTCTTCGCAACCTTGTACGAATGGTTTAACTGTTACTATTGTTGAAGGCCGATGA